GCCCTTGCGGCGATCGCTTGTCCATAACGCGACGAATGCAGGCTAGCATTGGTTTGGAAAGACTCAAGAATTTGAATCACTTTTTCATTACCAATTGCAATTCCAATCCTTTCCCCTGGTAGCCCAGCCTTAGATAAGCTGGTGCAATGAATGATATTTTCGCCAAATATTAAGGACATATCCGTAAAATTCAGCGCTGGGAAGGGCGGCGCATAAGCTGAGTCAATTAATACTGGCACATCGTAAGGTGCAGCAAGGGCAGCAATTTTTCGCACCTCATCATCGGTAAGCACGTTACCTGTGGGATTACAAGGACGAGAAACGATTACGCAGCCTGTACTTTCGGAAATTGACAGTTGGCTGAAGTCGGGACGATATTTAAATCTGTGGGCAGGTGCATCAATATCCAAGGCTGGTTTATAGGCAATTAATGCTTCGGGAACTAAGCAGATTCCACCATAACCAGTGTAGTCGGGGCTGAGAGGTAAGACGATTTGCTTGAGTTCGCCATTGGTAGTGTAACCACCAAAGGCATTGGCAGCGTAGAAGTAGAGAGTTTGACTACCAGGAGTAATTAAAATATTGCGAGCAGTTAAATTTAAGCCGTAGCGGCGATTAAAATCATTAGCGATCGCTTCAATTAAGGGTGCATAACCTTGGCTAGAACCGTAACGGCAAACAACCTCACCATATTCTGAGCTTGCGAGTAAATCTGCTGTACAATCGCGCCATAACCTCTCGACTGCGGGCAAAATCAGCGGATTACCCGCACTCAAATTAATCAACTCCTGCCCCGCGCCAGATTGCAACGTTTCGATAATATCCTTCATAATCGCTCGAACGCCAGTCAGGTTAGACATTTGAGCGCCAATTTTAGTAAGGGCAGGATTCATAGGCTGTAACAAAATAGATTTATTGCGGTAAATTCTTATCGGGGGATGCTGCTGGCACAAAGTTGAGGTCGTTGCTCAAACAGCTATTTCCACCTTTTATTAATCTAACTAGAGAATGACATTTTAACAAAGTCAGAATATTTTGATAAATTTCTCGTTGGCAAAAAGTTAAGATGAACTGATTTCAAAGAAAGTTTATCACGCAACTTATACTAATCAATACGCGCTCTTTAGGGGGAATTGATTGTCTATCACTCCCACATATCTGAGAAAGATTGCAGAAAAGTTACAAAAAATTTCTGCGCTCACGCTCCGATCTACACTCAAATAGCTATTTGAGAAAACTCGAAACAGGAGGGCTGAGGCGTGGAAGTTAAAGCCGCAGTAGCTTACGGTGCAGGTAAGCCGTTAACGATAGAAACAGTTCAATTATCAGGGCCGCAAGCTGGGGAAGTGTTGGTTGAGATTAAAGCCAGCGGTGTTTGCCATACCGACGCTTTTACGCTTTCTGGTGACGATCCTGAAGGTTTGTTTCCCGCAATTTTAGGACATGAAGGTGCTGGTGTAGTGGTGGAGGTAGGTGCTGGTGTTACTAGTGTAAAGCCAGGCGATCGCGTCATTCCCCTTTACACTCCAGAATGTCGCCAGTGTGAATATTGTCTTAGCCTGAAAACTAATCTCTGCCAAGCAATTCGCTCTACCCAAGGCCGGGGCGTAATGCCAGATGGTACGAGTCGCTTTAGTATTGATGGGCAAACTATCCATCATTATATGGGTACATCTACCTTTGCCAACTATACAGTGTTGCCGGAAATTGCCGTTGCCAAAATTCGTGAGGATGCCCCATTTGATAAAGTTTGTTACATTGGCTGCGGCGTCACAACTGGCATTGGCGCAGTTATTTATACAGCCAAAGTTGAACCAGGTGCAAAGGTAATAGTTTTTGGCTTAGGCGGTATTGGCTTAAACGTCATCCAAGGGGCGCGTCTTGTCGGGGCTGATATGATTATCGGCGTAGATATTAATCCCAGCAAACGCGCCTTAGCAGAGAAATTTGGCATGACGCACTTTGTCAACCCCAAAGAAGTCGAAGGTGATTTAGTACCTTATTTAGTTGACTTAACTAAAGGTGGTGCTGATTACACCTTTGAATGTATTGGCAATGTCAAAGTCATGCGTCAAGCCTTAGAATGCTGCCACAAAGGTTGGGGCGTAAGTGTAATTATTGGTGTTGCCGGTGCAGGACAAGAAATTAGTACTCGCCCGTTTCAACTAGTAACTGGACGCGTGTGGAAAGGTTCCGCCTTCGGTGGCGCTAGGGGACGTACAGATGTGCCGAAAATTGTTGATTGGTATATGGATGGGAAGATAAATATTGATGATTTAATTACCCATGTGATGCCGATTGAACAAATTAATGATGCCTTTGAATTGATGCACAAAGGTGAGTCAATTCGTAGTGTTGTGACTTTTTAGTTGGGTGAATCAACCTGTGTCTAAAAAATTTGTAATTGATAATGGGTAATTGTTAATTAAATCTTGTTTCAGATAGGGTCTAAGCTACTGTCTGAAACAAATATTTTTTGAAACGATCTGTGCAATGGTATTGCTATCAAGAAGACATATCTAAGCCAAGTGCTAGTTGCCCCGACAACTTGCGTTGCGCTTCCTCCCGCAAAGGGTGATAGCGGGCACCTTGCAGATCGCGGAACAATTTTTCTAGACCGAGTTTGCGGTAAAATGCACTTCCCCCCGCAATTTCCATTGCCAAATCAGCAACGTTGAGTACCGCTTTAGCAACCAGTACCCGTCCTGTCATGATTTGGTTCGTAGTCTCAAAGCTAGGTTGACTGACTACAGCAGTAGAAATCATGTGGCCAAGTGCCAATTTTGCAGCTGTTAATTCGTTGTCTAAACCTCCCACCATATAGCAGAGATGTTCATCTGCGTGGCGTTTTCTTGCCAGTTGCACCGCGCGATCGCGTGCAGCTTCGGCAACTCCGACATAAACCGAATAAACTAACGGAATGGCAAGCATGGAGATGAGATGGAAAATAAAATGCCACTTGCCTTGCTCTCGTCGCAAAGTCACAGCAGCATCCGCAACAAAAACATCACTGAGGACAACATCATGGGAACCTGTTCCCCGCATTCCCATTGCTTGCCAAGTTGATTCAATAGAAACGCCCTGACTATTCATGGGAACCGCAAAATGTAATACTGTAGATCCTTTTTCTGGGTCTGCATAAACAGCACTGGTCATTAATAAATTTGCAGCAGGCGCACCACTAGCAAATACTTTGCGTGCCGTAATCAGAAATCCGTTTTCTACTTTGATAGCCGTGCCATTGCTCTGTAACCAATCCGAGCCACCACTGCTAAGAAGTACAAGTTGCTCAGTCGCCACTCGTTTAAGTAATCCATCAACTGGAGCATTTTGATGATGCCATCGCCAGGTTGGTACCATTACCTGATGAGTATGCATTGAAAAAGCCAGCGCCGTTGAACTGCAATGGCGTCCTAAAATCCGCAGCACATTGCAAAGATCGGTATAGCTGGCTCCCCCACCACCCAGTTCAATTGGTACACCCGCAGTAATTAATCCACTGGTTTTCAATCTGGCAATGTTATCGGCAACAAATAAGTCAGTCTCATCTGCTTCCGTATCTCTGGCTGCAAATTGTTTTCCTAAAGACTCTGCTAAGGACAACCAATCAACGGCTTTCGCCTCTATCGTAGGTATAGTGTGTAGTTCAGACATAAAAATATTTCCTTTAAGTCTTGTGATACTTTCATTCTGATGAGTTTCATAGGGTGCTACAAGTTCAATATCTGAACCTGTCTTGTGATCTTCCGAAATGCGCTATGAAAAAGGGATATGGTCAATTCTGTCCGGTGGCAAAGGCTGCCGAAGTACTTGCCGAGCGCTGGAATCCCTTGGTGTTGCGAGAAATGCTGTATGGCAATCGTTACTTTAATGACATTAGTCGAGGCGTACCGTTAATGTCTCGTGCCCTCCTAGTTCAACGACTCAAAGAACTGGAGAAATTAGGGATTGTAGTTAGCCATGAAAAAGAAACGGGTCAAGGATATGAGTATATGCTCACACCCGCAGGAGAAGCCCTGCGACCGATTATTGAAGCGATGGGGGTGTGGGCACAACAATGGGGAAGCGAACAAATTGCCAAGGAAGACTTGGATGATGCCTTATTGATGTGGGGCATGAGAAGGCGAATTAATTTTGAGGCTGTGCCAGCGCAAAAAATTGTGCTTCAGTTTGACTTTCGGGGGTTAACTAAAGGGCGCAAAACTCAGCGTATGTGGTGGATGGCAATCGAGGAAAAAGAGGTGGATGTATGCCAAAAAGATCCAGGCTTTAAAGTGGATGTTTTAATAACAGCCGATCTGAGTGCCTTCACCCATGTCTGGATGGGCTTTACTCATCTGAATTCTGCCCTCAAGCAAGGGAAAATTAGTTTTGAAGGCGATCGCGATCTTGTAAGTCAAGTGCCAACCTGGCTATATCTCAATGGGGAATGGCGTTATGGTATGGGAATCGATCGCTCCGCAGCGCAGTTCATGCAGGCTAACCAGCGAGTTGCAGCGGAATGTAATGAAGTTTTTGGTGCTTAGTTCAAGTGTAGAGCCGGATAATAGATTTTGGCCTTTAAACCGTTCTCAATTATGAATAAAGCAGGTAATTCGCCTGTCTCATTAGGATTGTTGGGTGCAGCTGCCTTTATGGTGATTGCTGATGTGCGGGTAATTGATCCGCTATTACACATCATTGCTGATGAGTTTAAAGTTGGTGTCGGTAGTGCGGCAATCATTGTCAGCGCTTACACCATACCTTATGGGCTATTTCAGTTAGTTTACGGCCCATTGGGCGATCGCATTGGCAAACTCAAGGTGATTACGGTAGCACTAGCAGCATTTGCTGTCGGGACTGCGGCTTGTGCCTTTGTGCCAAATATTATTCTCCTGACCTGGCTGCGCTTCCTCACGGGCATGGCGGCGGCGGGGATCATTCCCGTTACCCTAGCTTATATTGGTGACAACTTTCCTTACGAACAACGCCAAGCTGCCATCGGGCGTTATTTGAGCGCGCTGGTATTAGGTCAAATTCTCGGTGGCAGTTTGGGAGGTATCTTCGGGGAATATATTAGCTGGCGAGATATCTTTTTAGTATTTGGCGTTGTCTCCCTGATCGTATCCCTAGCATTGTGGCGGGGGATGGGCAAAATCAAGAATGAAGATAGTTCTCAAGTTCCCTTTGGTTGGGCAACATTCCGGCCTTATTTCCAACTGATCGCTCAACCAGTCGCCCGGACTGTCATTATCGGTGTATTTATCGAAGGTTTTTGTTTATTTGGCGGATTTGCTTATGTCGGTGCATTTCTCAGAGACAGATATAGCTTACCCTATGTCGCAATTGGCTTTATGATTAGTGGTTTTGGCTTAGGTGGACTAATTTACAGCCGTTGTGTCAGGTGGTTAGTGCAGAGATTGGGCGAAAAAGGCTTGATGGGGTTTGGTGGTGTATTTATGTGTATCTCTTTTTTAGCGATCGCATTATTGCAGAATTGGGTGCTGTTTATTCCTTTAAATATTCTCATGGGATTAGGCTTTTACATGATGCACAGCACGCTCCAGACGCAAGCTACAGAACTGGCACCAGAAGCGCGAGGAACTGCGGTGTCGCTATTTGCCTTCAATTTATTTATCGGTCAGGGCATTGGTGCAGCCGCGTTTGGCAGAATTGTCGATAATTACGGCTATATTCCTTGTTTTATGATTACAGGAGTGGCGATCGCTTTGCTTTCCCTGTGGCTAGTCAAGCAGAAGCAGCGTCATGAATTTGGATAAACTTTGATTGGGTACTTTTGCCGTTTCTACCTTCTGCCTTCCACCTATGCCAAGAGTTCACGTTAATGGGATCGATTTGTTCTATGAGATTCAGGGAACAGGCGAGCCATTACTATTAATTTCAGGTTTCTTGTGCGATCGTAGTTACTGGTCATTGGTAATGCCGTCACTTGTGAAGCAGTATCAAGTAATTCGCTTGGATAACCGTGGAGTGGGGCGAACTTCTGCTCCCGATAGTCCCTACAGTATTCAGCAGATGGCAACTGATACAGCAGCACTCCTAGAACACATCGGCATAGAGAAGGTAAATGTAGTAGGGCATTCAATGGGCGGTCAAATTGCCCAAGAACTAGCATTGGCACGCCCAGAAAAAGTACAAAGCTTAATCCTGCTCTCATCTTTAGCGAAGGGCGATCCTCTATTTAATAGTATTATTGCCACTTGGGGCGAACTCCCTGGCACTATCGACCAAAAACTTTATCAGCAAGTTATATTGCCTTGGATATTTAGCGATGCCTTCTACTCTATCCCAGAGATGATCGACATGATTGTAGATATAGCAGTTAAATATCCATTTCCACCAACGCCTCATGGAATCTTTCATCAAAGCCGAGCTATTCTTGGCTGCGATACTCGCCAACGCCTTAAAGATATTCACTGTCCGACTCTGGTTTTAGTAAGTAAACAAGATATCCTGACTCCAGTGAAGTTTTCTGAGCAATTAGCCCAAGGTATCCCCAACGCCGAACTTGTAGTCTTAGAACGCGGTGGTCATGGCTTGGTGGTTGAGTCGCCAGAGGCTGTCGCTTCCGCAATGCTCAACTTTCTCTCACGTCTTCCGAAAAATGGGATGTCTTTGATGTAGCAACAAAACAGAAGCATACATTAGCATCTCAATTAGTATTTATGAAATCTGCTCCTCTAGGATTAGCTGTTATCATTGGTGCGCTTACCATTACCCAGAGTGCCTATGCTAACCAAAAGAATTTTCCCACTGCCGCAGGCGATCGGGCTGCTATTTTAGCTACGCAACCAATCACGCTGACTACTAGATGGAATTATACTATTAACCGAAATAACACTTTTAAACCTACAACTAATTCAATTGCGCTAGAGCAAGAAAGAGGATGCAAAAATCTTAACCCGTTTGAGATTATCAAAAACCCAAATATTTTCTTTCAGCAATGTCAGCAACCAACAACTAAACCAACTTCTCAACTTGTCGAGCCAATTGAATATTTTAAAGTTCCTCCTCTCAATTCTGGTATTAAGGTAACTGTTTCTAAATTTTAAGTAGGTCAGCGTTATTGTTGCGATTAAAAAGCAGAATAGAGGAGGGTTTTAGCTAAGTTAATAATAATTTGATAACATAAGACGACAGATGAGTAGGGGCACAAAATTTTTGTGCCCTTACGAATAATTAGTCATAGCAATTGACTCTGGCTGAATTTTGATAGTTTTCTGCAAACATACGGAACCAGACAAGAATCGACCAAAGTCTTAAGTTCCAGGTAAATTGCGTAACCGTTCGGTTAAATGTGTACGGTCTGCTAAAGATCGCAATACTGGGCCGTGAGAGGTAAATTCTACAGTACTAACTGAGGCAACTGGGCAGCCGATACGATAGCGAAAGCGTCCGACATCAATGCCCAAGAGACTGCACAGAATAATTCTGATGGTTGCTTTGTGGGAAACTACTAAAACATTACCACTACTGTAAAGATGTTTGATTTCTTCAATGACTTGGATGGCACGATGAGCTATGGTAATTGCCATTTCTCCTCCCGTTGGTGCGTACCACGCCGGATCGGCTGACCAACGCAGATAATCATCATGAAATTCTTGGCTGATGACTTCTGGTGGTTTTCCTTCCCACTTGCCATAATTAATTTCTCTTAAACCATCCCGCAGTTCTGGTTGGATATCTAGTGCTGCACATAACGGTGCTGCTGTTAGCACAGTTCGCCGCATAGGACTAGAAAAAACTGCTCTCCAAGGGGTAGAACTGTATGCAGCGGCAAAAGCCTCTGCCATTTCCAAACCTTCTGGCGTTAGTTCTGAATCTATGGAACCGCAAAAGGCATTATTCCGGCTGCATTCTGTTTGTCCGTGACGCAGAAAATAGACTGTTAGGTTCAAGATATTTTTCCTTTTTTGTCATTTGTCATTGGTCAATACTTATTTCTCTTTGTACTCCTCTGCACCCCACACTCCCCACACTCTCATCGTCATCCCGTCGCTTGGGGAATCTGCTTTTGAATCCGAGTGTTGAGTTCATCCATGAGATTTTCTGTGCTGCGGTGTGCTTCCCAAGGGCCGGAGAAGCGGGGGCCGATGTTCCATTGTCCTTTGATATAGTCCTCATTTTCTGAGAGGGTGCCAATGTAATTAATGGGTGCGGGGGAGGTGATTAAATAGCGTTTGGTAAATCTAACATTACGCCCATGTACTTCTCCTGTAATTTGGGCTTCTCCTAAGTAATTGTCATCCAAAATAGAGCCACTCAGAGCACTGCCACTTTGAACAAAGACTGCTTCAAAGCGGCTAGGCACTCCTTGTTGCCAATATGTTCCCAGCCAAGTACCATTCAGGTCTGCCATGAGAGTTTTCCCATACTTATATTCCATTTAAGGGTATTCTCATGTCAGAGAACGTAAATATTACAACTTTGAAAACTAAGGTTGCGATCGCTAACTTAACTCTATCAATCATCGGGAACTTTATTGCGATCGCGGCGATCGCGCTTTCACTCAGCCACAAAGGTGCGATCGCTACAATAGATTTTACACCTTGCCTTTTTCAAATTTGCTCCTCATGACAACCAACACAATCCCAACAACAGCAATCAATCCGTATCTGGATGGCAATTTTGCGCCAGTTCGTGAAGAAATCACCACAGATACATTGCAAGTGGTTGGTCAACTACCTCCAGACTTAGCGGGGATGTTTGTCCGTAACGGGCCTAATCCCCAATGGCCGCCCATAGGTAAGTACCATTGGTTTGATGGCGATGGAATGTTACACGGTGTGAGAATTAGTAACGGTCAAGCAACCTATCGCAATCGCTACATCCAAACTAGGGGATGGAAAATTGAGCGTGAAGCCGGAAAAGCAATCTGGACGGGATTCATGGAACCACCCCGCATGGACAATCCTTACGGTGGTTATAAAAATACTGGTAATACTGCTCTGATTTGGCACGCTGGTCAGCTGTTGGCGCTGAATGAAGGCGGCGCACCTCACGCCATGACGCTGCCGGAGTTAGGAACAATTGGCGAGTACACTTACGATGGCAAGCTCATATCTGCTTTCACAGCTCATCCTAAAGTAGATCCCGTGACAGGCGAGATGATGTTCTTTGGCTACTCCTTTGCGCCGCCATACTTGCAATACAGCCAAGTTTCCGCTGCTGGTGAGTTGTTGCAGACAGTGCCAATCGATCTACCCACTCCAGTAATGATGCATGATTTTGCCATTACTGAAAATTACACCATTTTCATGGATTTACCCCTGACTCTCAGCGCTGAACGGCTACAACGGGGAGAACCAATGCTGATGTTTGAGCGCGATCGCTCTAGTCGCTTTGGTATTGTCCCACGTTATGGCGATAACAGTAATATCCGTTGGTTTGAAAGTTCTCCTTGCTACGTTTTTCATACCCTCAATGCTTATGAAGTTGGCGATGAGGTGGTACTTATCGGCTGTCGTATGAGTTCCACTTCTGTTCTAGTTACTGAAGATAACCAAACCGATGCTGATGGCAATATTCCCCGACTGCATCAGTGGCGGTTTAACCTGAAAACAGGGACAGTACGCGAACAACAATTAGACGATCTCGCTGCGGAATTCCCCCGCGTCAACGAAGATTTCTTAGGGCGGCAAACAAGATACGGCTACGCTGGTAAATTAGCGAATAGTCCCTTACCACTGTTCGATGGCGTAATTAAGTACGATCTCAATGGTGAGACATCTCAAATCCATCACTTCGGACAGGGACGCTATGGTGGCGAAGCTGTATTTGCACCACGTCCGGGTGCAACTCATGAGGATGATGGCTGGCTAATTACTTTTGTCTACGATGAAGGTTCAGACACTTCTGAATTAGTGGTAATTAATGCCCAAGATATTACGAGTGAACCTGTAGCGCGGGTAATTATTCCCCAACGAGTACCTTATGGATTTCATGGTACTTGGGTGAGTGAGGAACAGTTAATGACTAATTCGTAATTCGTCAGTAGTAGGGCATTTATGAGGGTTTCTTTTACCCTCTGCTTTGATATTTGCGATCGCACTTGCGATCGTTCTCTGGTTCAAAAATAATATATTCACCGCATTATTCCTGACTACGGGGTTGGGTGTGTTAATTTTTGTCAGCTTGAGTGCTTTATCGGACTTTATTTTACGTAAATGGCACGAAAGCGCTGTTGAACAAAAGAATTAACACTGCTGTAGCTTTGTTAGACAAGCTTAGTTCATTAATCCTCTTGTATTTTAGACGAGCGTAGGTGTAGCCAGTCGTAAACATCGCCTTTTTTACTCGAAGTTTCGACTTTAGAACATGACGGTTGAGGCTTAAAGGCTGAAAGTTCGTGTTCGGAAG
The genomic region above belongs to Calothrix sp. NIES-2098 and contains:
- a CDS encoding putative MDR related permease encodes the protein MNKAGNSPVSLGLLGAAAFMVIADVRVIDPLLHIIADEFKVGVGSAAIIVSAYTIPYGLFQLVYGPLGDRIGKLKVITVALAAFAVGTAACAFVPNIILLTWLRFLTGMAAAGIIPVTLAYIGDNFPYEQRQAAIGRYLSALVLGQILGGSLGGIFGEYISWRDIFLVFGVVSLIVSLALWRGMGKIKNEDSSQVPFGWATFRPYFQLIAQPVARTVIIGVFIEGFCLFGGFAYVGAFLRDRYSLPYVAIGFMISGFGLGGLIYSRCVRWLVQRLGEKGLMGFGGVFMCISFLAIALLQNWVLFIPLNILMGLGFYMMHSTLQTQATELAPEARGTAVSLFAFNLFIGQGIGAAAFGRIVDNYGYIPCFMITGVAIALLSLWLVKQKQRHEFG
- the avtA gene encoding valine--pyruvate transaminase; the protein is MNPALTKIGAQMSNLTGVRAIMKDIIETLQSGAGQELINLSAGNPLILPAVERLWRDCTADLLASSEYGEVVCRYGSSQGYAPLIEAIANDFNRRYGLNLTARNILITPGSQTLYFYAANAFGGYTTNGELKQIVLPLSPDYTGYGGICLVPEALIAYKPALDIDAPAHRFKYRPDFSQLSISESTGCVIVSRPCNPTGNVLTDDEVRKIAALAAPYDVPVLIDSAYAPPFPALNFTDMSLIFGENIIHCTSLSKAGLPGERIGIAIGNEKVIQILESFQTNASLHSSRYGQAIAARAINSGALAEIAEQVIRPFYQNKFSVLENTLDAAMPKDLPWFLHRGEGAIFAWLWLENLPISDWELYQELKQVGVIVVPGSTFFPGLQEEWAHKQQCVRISLTGSDEELVTGMRRLAKVAEQVYQRATVSA
- a CDS encoding acyl-CoA dehydrogenase produces the protein MSELHTIPTIEAKAVDWLSLAESLGKQFAARDTEADETDLFVADNIARLKTSGLITAGVPIELGGGGASYTDLCNVLRILGRHCSSTALAFSMHTHQVMVPTWRWHHQNAPVDGLLKRVATEQLVLLSSGGSDWLQSNGTAIKVENGFLITARKVFASGAPAANLLMTSAVYADPEKGSTVLHFAVPMNSQGVSIESTWQAMGMRGTGSHDVVLSDVFVADAAVTLRREQGKWHFIFHLISMLAIPLVYSVYVGVAEAARDRAVQLARKRHADEHLCYMVGGLDNELTAAKLALGHMISTAVVSQPSFETTNQIMTGRVLVAKAVLNVADLAMEIAGGSAFYRKLGLEKLFRDLQGARYHPLREEAQRKLSGQLALGLDMSS
- a CDS encoding phosphoglycerate mutase, whose translation is MNLTVYFLRHGQTECSRNNAFCGSIDSELTPEGLEMAEAFAAAYSSTPWRAVFSSPMRRTVLTAAPLCAALDIQPELRDGLREINYGKWEGKPPEVISQEFHDDYLRWSADPAWYAPTGGEMAITIAHRAIQVIEEIKHLYSSGNVLVVSHKATIRIILCSLLGIDVGRFRYRIGCPVASVSTVEFTSHGPVLRSLADRTHLTERLRNLPGT
- a CDS encoding alpha/beta hydrolase fold protein encodes the protein MPRVHVNGIDLFYEIQGTGEPLLLISGFLCDRSYWSLVMPSLVKQYQVIRLDNRGVGRTSAPDSPYSIQQMATDTAALLEHIGIEKVNVVGHSMGGQIAQELALARPEKVQSLILLSSLAKGDPLFNSIIATWGELPGTIDQKLYQQVILPWIFSDAFYSIPEMIDMIVDIAVKYPFPPTPHGIFHQSRAILGCDTRQRLKDIHCPTLVLVSKQDILTPVKFSEQLAQGIPNAELVVLERGGHGLVVESPEAVASAMLNFLSRLPKNGMSLM
- a CDS encoding carotenoid oxygenase, translating into MTTNTIPTTAINPYLDGNFAPVREEITTDTLQVVGQLPPDLAGMFVRNGPNPQWPPIGKYHWFDGDGMLHGVRISNGQATYRNRYIQTRGWKIEREAGKAIWTGFMEPPRMDNPYGGYKNTGNTALIWHAGQLLALNEGGAPHAMTLPELGTIGEYTYDGKLISAFTAHPKVDPVTGEMMFFGYSFAPPYLQYSQVSAAGELLQTVPIDLPTPVMMHDFAITENYTIFMDLPLTLSAERLQRGEPMLMFERDRSSRFGIVPRYGDNSNIRWFESSPCYVFHTLNAYEVGDEVVLIGCRMSSTSVLVTEDNQTDADGNIPRLHQWRFNLKTGTVREQQLDDLAAEFPRVNEDFLGRQTRYGYAGKLANSPLPLFDGVIKYDLNGETSQIHHFGQGRYGGEAVFAPRPGATHEDDGWLITFVYDEGSDTSELVVINAQDITSEPVARVIIPQRVPYGFHGTWVSEEQLMTNS
- a CDS encoding alcohol dehydrogenase: MEVKAAVAYGAGKPLTIETVQLSGPQAGEVLVEIKASGVCHTDAFTLSGDDPEGLFPAILGHEGAGVVVEVGAGVTSVKPGDRVIPLYTPECRQCEYCLSLKTNLCQAIRSTQGRGVMPDGTSRFSIDGQTIHHYMGTSTFANYTVLPEIAVAKIREDAPFDKVCYIGCGVTTGIGAVIYTAKVEPGAKVIVFGLGGIGLNVIQGARLVGADMIIGVDINPSKRALAEKFGMTHFVNPKEVEGDLVPYLVDLTKGGADYTFECIGNVKVMRQALECCHKGWGVSVIIGVAGAGQEISTRPFQLVTGRVWKGSAFGGARGRTDVPKIVDWYMDGKINIDDLITHVMPIEQINDAFELMHKGESIRSVVTF
- a CDS encoding transcriptional regulator, HxlR family protein, yielding MKKGYGQFCPVAKAAEVLAERWNPLVLREMLYGNRYFNDISRGVPLMSRALLVQRLKELEKLGIVVSHEKETGQGYEYMLTPAGEALRPIIEAMGVWAQQWGSEQIAKEDLDDALLMWGMRRRINFEAVPAQKIVLQFDFRGLTKGRKTQRMWWMAIEEKEVDVCQKDPGFKVDVLITADLSAFTHVWMGFTHLNSALKQGKISFEGDRDLVSQVPTWLYLNGEWRYGMGIDRSAAQFMQANQRVAAECNEVFGA